CCACGAGTAAGTAGGTGCCTGATGAGTGATGCAGTTGGCACGATTATTGGCTCTATTTGTGGTACATCTACAGTTACAAGTTATATTGAAAGCGCTGCAGGTATCAGCGAAGGCGGACGCTCCGGGTTTACAAGTGTGATTACTGGATTACTGTTTTTATTAGCTTTGTTCTTCTCACCAGTTGCAAAAATGATAGGTGGTGGGTATGAAGTCTCTGAAGGCATAATACTACACCCAATTACTGCACCAGCATTAATTGTAGTTGGTAGTCTTATGATGGGTTCTATAATTAAGATAAACTGGAAGGAGTTTTCTGAATCAATTCCAGCATTCCTTACCATAATTATTATACCGCTTACATTTAGTATAGCTAATGGGTTAGCAATTGGATTTATAAGCTTTGCTGCAGTTAAATTATTGAGTGGAAAAGGAAAAGAAGTAAATTGGATTGTTTATCTGTTGGCGATACTATTTATATTGAGATTTGTTTATTTGAGGACAGGTTAATGCGAGAGGTGCGACCTCATGCTTGATATTAAATTTATAAGAGAAAATATAGAACTCGTTAAAAAGGCAGTTAAGGAAAAAGGGGAGAAAGTTGATATCAAGAGGTTTGAAGAACTTGATAAGCTACGTAGGAAACTTGTAAAAGATAGGGATAACATAAGGGCACAGAAGAAAAAAATATCACAGGAGATAGCTGAATTAAAAAGGATTGGTAGGGGCGAGGTTACCTCGCCACTACAGGATTCAAAACTACTTGCCCAAAAGGAGAAAGAGATACAGGATAAGCTCAAGGATATTGAAGCAGAACTCCATAACATACTTATACGAATACCAAATTTAGTGCATCCATCTGTGCCAAGAACTACTGAAAGGGTTATAGTAAAAGAATGGGGTGAGAAAAAAGTATTTAATTTTAAACCACTTACCTGCGATGAGTTATGTAGCTCACTCGGGATTATCGACTTTAAGCGTGGCAGTAAAGTAGCGGGCTCTAATTTTCCATGCTATAAAGGACTGGGGGCTAGACTTGAGCGTGCCCTTATTAATTTTATGATTGATTTGCACATCAAACAAGGGTATACAGAAATATTTCCGCCATTCCTTGTAAATCGACGCTCAATGTTTGGGACAGGACAGCTGCCTAAACTGGAAGAAGATATGTATCTTATAAAAGAAGATGACCTATTCCTCAACCCAACAGCTGAAGTTCCACTTATAAATTTACATCAGGATGAAGTCTTAAGAGAAAATGAGCTCCCCATTAAATATGTGGGCTACGCTGCTTCGTTTAGGAGAGAAGCGGGCTCTTATGGGAAGGAGACAAAAGGACTAAAAAGGGTGCATCAATTTAATAAAGTAGAACTTATAAAATTTATTAAACCTGAAGACTCCTACAAAGAACTTGAGTCAATGCTTGAGAACGCTGAAGAGGTATTGAAGTTGCTTAACCTTACATACCGTGTGACCCTACTACCTGCAGGTGAGCTCAGCTTTGCATCCACAAAGACTTACGATATAGAAGTGTGGGCACCAGCTACAGGTGAATGGCTTGAAGTCTCATCGTGTAGTAATTGTGAAGACTTCCAAGCAAGACGGACAGGTATTAGATTTAGAAGAAAAGGACATACTGAATTTGTCCATATTTTAAATGGGTCAGGGGTTGCTACTCCACGCACCTTTATTGCCATAATTGAGAACTACCAGCAACAAGATGGAACAATTCAAATCCCTACCGCTCTTATCCCTTACATGGGAACAAAGCTTCTTTCTTAAATAAGCATTGTGAATACATTATTTATAATCCCTAAATTAGAAATAGATTTTGTTCCATTAGGGATTGGATATATTGCATCATATTTAGAAAAACATGGATATACAACTTATATAATTTGTGCAAAAAATTGGGCGACGAAAATATAATTAAATTTATTGGTGATAAAAATATTAAAATGATTGGCGTTACTGCGATGACATTTATGATACCAGAAGCCTATAGACTTGCAGAAATAATAAAAAATACATATCCTGAATGTAAGATAATTTGTGGTGGCCTCCACCCATCGGCATTACCCATCCTTACTCTTGAGGAGTGTAAATACATTGATGTTGTAGTAATTGGACAAGGAGAAGAAATAACCTTGAAATTAGTTCAATCAATAGAAAAGAATAAAAATTTTTATGAAATTGAAGGTATTGTTTTTAGAGATGGGGGTAAAATTATAAGAAATAGAGGAAGAGGACTGCTTAAAAATATAGATAAATTACCTTATCCAAAAAGAGAATTGCTTACTAAAGAGGAGCAAAAATTCAAAGATGTAAGAATAGCTTTGTCAAGAGGTTGTTTTTGTAGTTGTAGTAGTTGCTCTATTTATCCTAAAATAGTTCAAATGAGAAATGTTGTAAATGTGGTACAGGAGATAGAAAAAACATTTATTAAATATAAACCAGAAATAATTACACTGAATCATCATTTTTCTGAAGAAGATACAAATTGGTTTAAGAATTTTTATTCCAAAATTGGTCAATATGATTTCTGTAAAAAAACAAAATGAGAGGTTTCTTGCTATATACAGTTTTTTGATGATAAAATTCTTGAACAACTCAATGATATTGGCTCAGTTTATATTAACTTGAACACAGAAGAAACAACTTTTGATGATAAAATATGTAATATAGAGGAGACAAGATTTAGAGTGAAAGATTTAAAAGAGGTGGTAGAGAAATGTAAAAAAATATGAGAATATAAACACGTTTTTGAGAATTCTGTTAGGCAATATCGGTGAAACAAAAGAAACAATATTGGAAACTGTACAAATTCTTAAAAAAATTAGACTTAATGAGGTATCTTTTAAGGTAAGAAGACCTTTCCTCGGCAGTGCTTTATATAGAAAAGGAATAAAAGAAGGTTATAATATTAAAGGAAGATGGGAAGAATATTGTATGGATGAATTAACTCAATTACCATTTGTTGGAACAGTTCTTTCGCCTAATGAAATTTGGCAATTAAAAAAACAAGCAGAAAAAGAATTGGCAGAGTGTAGTATTAAAGTTTAATTATGAAATTTTTACCGGCGGTCTATGTTGTGTGATAAATTAGTTATAAACGAACTATAGAACTATATGGAAGAGTATTTAATTGTAAAGACAAAAATTACACCGCCAAATATTGGTAAGAATATACTCAAGCGGCCAAGGCTATTGAAATTACTTCGAGAGAACCTTGACAAAAAGCTTACCTTAATTTCAGCTGATGCCGGCTATGGGAAGACGACGCTTATTTTAGATTTAGCCTCAGAGATTGAGCAATATAGAAAAGCATGGTATACTTTAGATAAAGGAGATGCTGATTTTGTGGTCTTTATGTCTTATCTTGTAGAAAGTATTGTTCAAGCTTATCCTAATTTTGGTAATAAAACGAAGATTGTTATTAAAAATGTTACATCTGTTGACATTGAAATGGTGATGGGTACATTTATAAATGAACTTATGGACACTTTGAAGGATGAGCTTTTTGTATTCCTTGATGATTACCAGGAAGCAAGCGAATCAAAATCAATAAATGATGCATTAGATTACCTCATTGAACATCAACCTCCAAGTTTACATCTGATTATCTCAACTCGCACTTTACCTACTATTAGATTAGCAAAGTTGAGTGCAAAACAAGAGATATTTATGCTTAAAAAGGAAGACCTACAATTTACAGAGGAAGAAGTAAAACATCTATTTAAGGATGTTTACAAGATAGAAATTCTGGATGTAGAATTAAACAAGCTTGAGGAGCGTACTAAGGGCTGGATTACAGCACTCCAACTTATATCGCAAGAATTAAGCTATAAAAAAACAGATGAAGTAATTGATATTTATTCAAAAGCTGGTGAAAAGGTATTTGAATATTTTGGTAATGAAATAATGCAGAGACTACCAGAGAAATTACAGTCTTTTCTGCTCAAATCGTCCATTTTAGAATCTATGGAGCCAGAGCTACTAAACAATTTACTTGAAATAAATGACTCAGCTGAAATATTAGATTCATTAGCAAGACTTAACCTTTTCATTTCTACTATTCCGGGTGAGAAAAATGTGTATAAGTACCATCCACTTTTCAGAGAATTTTTAATGAATGAGATGAATAGAATTTTTGACAAAGGGTTAATTAAAGATTTACACCGAAAAACTGCCGTATACCTTACTCGGCTAAATGATATAGAGAGTGCAATCCCACACTGGATTGCATCGCCAGATTATGTGAAATCAGCGGAGTTTATAGAAAAGATAGCCAAAGATATAATTGACAAAGGAAAATTAGATACAGTTAACAACTGGATAAATAGTTTGCCACTAGACTTGATTAACGATCGCCCATGGCTTTTGGTCTACAAGGGCAAGATACTCTATATGTGGGGGGAGTGGGATGATGCAATGCAGGTATTAAGGAAGGCAGAGAAAATCTTTGGTGAGAGAGATGATAAAGTTGGATTATGTTATGTCCTTTATTGGATTGGGGTGATAATTCTATCTCGAGGAGACCCTGGCGAAGGGCTAAAGATTGAGGAAAAAGCTCTGCAATTGGTACCTCAAAATGAATACTCTCTCAAAGCAAGTATATTGAATGCAATAAGAGGCGCTCTACAAAAACAAGGTAAATACAAAGAGGCAGTTAGCACTCTAAATGAAGCACTCTCTTTATGTAAAAAAATAGAAGATGTCCATCTTCAAACTATGCTATTACATAATCTGGGCGTGATTCATCATTATCAGGGCAACTTTAGCCACGCAGAACAAAACTATAAACTCGCCTTGGAAATATATAGTAAAACTCTTCTCCCTTATGCAGGACTTACCTATAATAATATATCTGCTATCCTATTGGAAAAAGGAGATTATTCTCAGTGTAAAACATGGTTAGATAGGGGTATCCAAATCTGTAGAGATTTTAACGACCTAATAGGACTAGCTTACTCTTATAAAACAATGGCCGATATGTTTTGTGAAATTGGAAAATACGAGCTTGCTATGGAAAAGTATCAGGAGGTGTTAACACTTAACTTAAAACTTAAACAAGAGCGTCTAAATGCGAGTATTTGGAGAAGTATTGCTAATCTATACCGACTTCAATCCGATTACTATCAGGCAGAACAGTACATTAGCAAGTCGATGGAGGTAGCTAAAGGAAGTGGTGAAAAATTGATGCTTGTACAAGTACTTATGACGAAAGGTGAGATTGAGATAGCTTCCGGATCCCTAGAGAAGGCAGAAAAGACGCTATTAAACTCGCTTTCTATAATTGAAAATCTTGATACTAAATATGAGTTAATGCAGGTCTACTTTTGGCTGGCTCAACTTTATCTTAAAAAAGCTATACCTGAGGAAAAACAAAAAATAGAGCACTATATGAAGCTAACACTGGGTCTGTCAAGCAAATACGAGTATGACTTTTTTTTAATCAAAAAATGTAGGCATAATCTGGGTTGGCTTACTACTGCTGTTAAGCTTCGCATTGAACCTAGGTATGCCATATTTATACTATCTCAGATGGGCAGCCCTGCCTTCGATACTTTAACCTCATTATTTGAGTTAAAAGATGAACCCATACAGAAATGGGTAATAGAGGGGGTAGTAAATACAGGTGATGAGCGAGTTTTGGCTTGGTTAGAAAAACTAAATAAAGAGGAGTATCTTTCCATTAGGGAGGATATTTCAAGAGCGATTAATAGACTTCAAAAGATAAAAGAGGCTCCGAAAGAAATAGTTTATGAGCCCCCAAAAGAGGTAAAGTATAGATTTAAAGATATAATAGGGGAGCATCCAAAGATGCAAGAACTGTATTCATTTTTAGACAAAGTAATTGATACAGATGCCACAGTCTTAATACAGGGTGAGACAGGAACAGGTAAGGAATTAGTTGCGAGGGCTATACACTACAATAGCGGGCGAAAAGATAAGAAATTTATCGCTATAGCCTGTGGTGCTATGCCAGAAACTCTAATAGAGAGTGAGCTATTTGGTTATGTAAAAGGTGCATTTACAGGAGCGGTTAGTACAAAGAAGGGATTATTTGAGGAAGCAGATGGTGGCACTTTATTCTTAGACGATGTCACAAACTTGACTCCCGGGATACAGGCAAAATTGTTAAGAGTGCTTGAAGACAAAGAGATAAGACCTGTAGGTGGACTATCCTCAAAAAAGGTAGATGTCCGTATTATTGCCTCAACAAATAAAGATTTAGAGAAAGAAGTAAAAGAGGGGAGATTTCGTAATGATTTGTATTACAGGTTGGCTCTGCTCAAGATAAATTTACCCCCTTTAAGGGAGCGAAAGAGTGATATACCGTTACTTGCACAGCATTTTATTAGAAAATACTCAAAAGTCATGAATAAAAATATTAAAGGATTTGAAAAAGAAGCAATAGATTTGCTACTCTCTTACAACTGGCCAGGGAATGTTAGAGAACTTGAGTACCAGATTGAGCAAATAGTAATTTTTACCGATGCCGTTATAGTCACAAAAGCAATGGTTTCTACCAGCCATTTCTCTATCATTATTCCAGAAAAACAAGAAATGACATTGAAAGAAATGGAAATCGCACGTATAAAGAAAGCTCTTGCCGAAAATAAAGGGCACAGAAGTAAGACCGCAAAAGCACTAGGAATAAACCGTAGGACTCTTTTTAGGAAACTTAAAAAATATAATATAAAATAAGAGACAAGTTGCTCCACAGTTTTAATTACGCGTCTAAGAAAGCAAGCTATTTTGCCTATCTCCTAAATCACACTTTATATTTGATTTATTAAAATGGGACATTGAATTGGGACAGATTGTCCCAATTATTTTTATTAATTTCCCTACCGCTATTCTTATATTAGCTTGTATTATAAGCACTTACAATAATTTGGGAGATTTCTGTCACGGAATTTGCTATATAAACAATTAATGGCTGACAAAACTCAAGTTGAATGTGAGGTAAGAACTTATCTTTTAAATGAAGAGTATGAGAGAGTAATTCCTATTTATAGGGGGGGCATTAATTCACAGGATAGTAATGGTGACCCAGATATTCACGAGCTCATTGGTAATGCTTATGTAAGGATGGATAAATTAGAGGCTGCTGTTCAGGAGTACCTTTATGCAATTAATCTTTATGCAGATAGGGGACTATTTGAAAATGGGGTAGCAGTTTGCAAGAAGATAATGAGAATTAGTCCTTATAACGAGGAGGTTTACTTCAATTTAGCCTGGCTCTATGCTAAACTTGGTTTGCTAAACGAATTAACGGATTCTTTAATAATTTATTTAAGACTCTCTAAAGATAAGAAAGAGCTACAAAATGAACCTCAAAAATACCGAAGTATAATGAATTTGATTATAAATGATGAATCACTGAAACCAAAACTTAATGAGGTTTTTGGCTTTAATCCAGATGGATTTACCCAATATATAGAAGGATATAATAAAGTTAAAGAATTACTTATTGAGGGATATAGTATAATTGATATTAAAGAAGTAACTGGTTTTGATGATGAACTTATTAAAAAGTATCAAGAAATTGCCAATAGCCATTTAACAATGGAGGTAGAAAGTGAAGCAAGATAATAGCCACAGATTTCACAGATTGGCAAAATATAGAGGACAGATACAAGAAGTCAGATGTGAGAAATCGAAAACTTTCTACTCAAAAATGTCTGTCTTCTGTTCTCTGGCATCTGTTTTCTGTGACTGAAAGGGAGGTGTAAGATGTTGAAGCGTAGCGGAAATCCCGCTTTTGCGGGGAAGAAGTGTGTTAGTATGAAGGCTTCGCCCTTGAGGGCTCAAGCCCGAAGGGTTGGGATGATAGTTTTAGTCCTTATTTTAGCCATCCCTGCTATGGCAGGAGAAATTGTTAAAGAGCTCAAATTTAACACAGCGGATTTGGAGTTTAGTAAGCTAAAAGACTACGATGTAGTTGAGCTTAAGGGAGGCGGATTTACTGGGCGGGTAGGTTTCCCTATGCTTCCTATGAAAGTTCTATCATTTCTTATCCCGCCTGGGGCAAGTATTACAAAAATTGAAGTAATATCTAAGACAAGCGAACCCATTCCAGGTACATACAAAATCTGTCCTGCACAACCACCTCAACCAATATCGTTTACGGAACAAGTGGAGTGGGTAGAGCCTAATGAAAAAGTTTATTCAAGCATAAGTTATTATCCAACAGAACTAGTCAACTCCGGGCATACTGGGGATATGGGTGGCTATAGGATTACTGGAGTTTTTATTCACCCTATCCAATACATTCCAGCTCTTGGTAAACTAATTTTTAACTCAAGGATTGAGTTTAGAATCATTTATAAAGAAGGAATATTTCCTATTCCAAGCGTGACTTTAAAGCAAAAAGAGGTATTTGAGGATATGGTTAAAACAATGATAGTAAACCCTGAGATGGTTAAAATATGGAACCCTATAACTCACTATCCTATTGGTTCAAGAACACTTCCTCCAGATAATATTGAATATGTTGTAATAACAGCTGATTCATTTGCTACTGAATTTCAACCACTTGCTGATTGGAAGACCAAAAAGGGAGTACCTGCAAAGGTAGTGACTCTTGATTTTATTTATGCAAATTATTCAGGTGTAGATAATCCTGATAAGATAAGGAACTTCATTAAGGATGCACACTCAAACTGGGGAACAATATGGGTTTTACTTGGTGGTCAGGGTGATTTTGAACACAGACAAGAAGTAGTCCCGAGAAGGAGTGTAGACTATCTGGATACTCTGCCGCTTCTGCCACCCGCCAAGCTGGATTCAATGAATTTTTGTGATTACTACATTATCCCATCCGACCTTTATTTCTCTGATCTCACTGGCACATGGAATGCAGATGGAGATAATATATGGGGCGAAGTTAATGATGGTGAAGGTGAAACTGAGGATGGGCAGGTAGATTTATATTCCGATGTCTTTGTTGGACGTGCACCAGCTCGTACGAAGACTCAGGTAGCTACATTTGTAAATAAGGTTATTACATATGAGAAGAATCCTCCTCTTGATTATGAGACTAAAATTCTTCTACCAGCAGTGAAACTATTTTCTACCGATTTCGGCGATTACTGGGGCGATACAGTAAATAATGCTATTGCAGACATGGTTCCAGCTGATTGGCAGGTCTCAAAATTATACGAGTCCACAGGTAACCTCTCAAAAACTGCCCTTATAGATTCATTGAATTCTGGATTTGGATTTGTCCATGTTGCTACTCATGGACATGAAGACGGTTTTTACTACGCTGACGGTACTGCGCTTTTGAACTGGGGTGATGTTGATGGGCTTATAAATGGAGACAATCTTTTCATTCTCAATTCAATAGCTTGTCTATGCGGGGCAATGGATTATGGAGCTGATAATGATTGCTTTGCGGAGCACTTTGTTAACCGAATCGGTGGTGGAGCAGTTGCTACAATTATGAATTCAAGATTTGGATGGGGAAGACCTGCGTTGAAGAGGATGTATTTTTCAGAGTTAATTGATACTTCTTTCTACCACGAAATATTTGTTAATAATTTTTATAACTTAGGAAGAGCTCATGCTGCGTCTAAGGATCGCTATGTCTCATTGGCTACATGGGGAGAAGATACTGTATGGGTAAACCCCGATTCTTTTTATCTTGCACGGGATAAATGGCCATTTTGCATTTACGAACTCAATCTGTTTGGTGACCCTGAGCTCCCTATGTGGACAGCTGAGCCTAAGCCAATAGTTGTTACCCATCCGTCTACAATAGGAGTTGAGCCCACTACTATTACAGTGAGTGTCTCATCAGATGAAGTTCCTATACCTGGAGCACTTGTATGCCTTGCGGGGATATCTTATGGAATTTATAAAATTTACGAAAGTAACACCACTAATGCAAATGGAGAGGCAACTTTTACCATATCACCCAAATCCAGCATAATATGTGTCACAGTAACCAAACCCAATTATTTACCTTATGAAGGAGAAATTACTGTAGTTGGTAACTTACCACCTGATGACCCTGTCTGCATATTCCCACCCAATGGAGCTACTAATGTATGGAATGTCCCTAAACTGATTTGGAGTTGTAGAGACCCAGATGGTGACCCACTGAGCTATAACCTTTATTTTGGTACAGATAATCCACCTATCACTTGCGTATATACTGGTGCGGATACTTTTTATAACGCTACTTTGGATTATGCGAGTACTTACTATTGGAAGATAGTAGCTACAGATGCTGAAGGAGCATCTACTGAAGGTAATGTTTGGTCATTTACTACATTTAAACCCGGAGAAGGAGGAGTACATACTGACACATTTTACACTATTGTTTGTGATTCTTATAATGTGATTATAACTACTAATTCTGATATTATGACTGCCAATCAAGGTGAACTTGACCACCACTCTTTTGATTCTCATTGGGATAAAGCATTCGGGTTTAATGTTGCGGTTCAAGGTACATCTGGATGGTGTGAGCTCACCATTCCTTGGGACTTGCTACATAGGGATACATTACGGAATATTGGGTTCAAAGTGAAAGTCGATGATGTTATCAAAGAATATGATACAGTAGAAGTAGCGGGTAGTTATACCAAACTATACTTCACTTATCCTGATGGTAATCATACCGTCAGATTCTTAGCTCCTATATGTGTTTGTGATGTGAATGAGGATGGTATTATTGATATAGCTGATATATACATTACAAGTTTACTTTATGGACATACACCAACTACACCACCACCTCCAGAGTGGAATCCACGTGCTGATGCCAACAAAGATAAAATAATAGATATAGAGGACATATATAGAGTCTCATTGCTTTACGGCGTTTTTTCAAGAGAGAGACTTCCAATCTCAGAGAGCTCTTTTGGTAACGCTATGGATCAGAACACATCCGCTAAAGGAGTAATAATGAGGGTTGAACCTGCGATTCCAACTTCTAAAGTCGCTATACCTAAAACTACAATAATGGCAGTTGAGCCAGAGACTACTATCGCTGAGCAAGCAGGTATTGCAGTTGGTGACACTTTTATGGATTCAATTTGTATCACTGATGTTGTCAATCTTGGTGCTTGGCAAACTGTTATAATTTATGACCCTAATATACTAAAACC
The bacterium genome window above contains:
- a CDS encoding C25 family cysteine peptidase — protein: MLKRSGNPAFAGKKCVSMKASPLRAQARRVGMIVLVLILAIPAMAGEIVKELKFNTADLEFSKLKDYDVVELKGGGFTGRVGFPMLPMKVLSFLIPPGASITKIEVISKTSEPIPGTYKICPAQPPQPISFTEQVEWVEPNEKVYSSISYYPTELVNSGHTGDMGGYRITGVFIHPIQYIPALGKLIFNSRIEFRIIYKEGIFPIPSVTLKQKEVFEDMVKTMIVNPEMVKIWNPITHYPIGSRTLPPDNIEYVVITADSFATEFQPLADWKTKKGVPAKVVTLDFIYANYSGVDNPDKIRNFIKDAHSNWGTIWVLLGGQGDFEHRQEVVPRRSVDYLDTLPLLPPAKLDSMNFCDYYIIPSDLYFSDLTGTWNADGDNIWGEVNDGEGETEDGQVDLYSDVFVGRAPARTKTQVATFVNKVITYEKNPPLDYETKILLPAVKLFSTDFGDYWGDTVNNAIADMVPADWQVSKLYESTGNLSKTALIDSLNSGFGFVHVATHGHEDGFYYADGTALLNWGDVDGLINGDNLFILNSIACLCGAMDYGADNDCFAEHFVNRIGGGAVATIMNSRFGWGRPALKRMYFSELIDTSFYHEIFVNNFYNLGRAHAASKDRYVSLATWGEDTVWVNPDSFYLARDKWPFCIYELNLFGDPELPMWTAEPKPIVVTHPSTIGVEPTTITVSVSSDEVPIPGALVCLAGISYGIYKIYESNTTNANGEATFTISPKSSIICVTVTKPNYLPYEGEITVVGNLPPDDPVCIFPPNGATNVWNVPKLIWSCRDPDGDPLSYNLYFGTDNPPITCVYTGADTFYNATLDYASTYYWKIVATDAEGASTEGNVWSFTTFKPGEGGVHTDTFYTIVCDSYNVIITTNSDIMTANQGELDHHSFDSHWDKAFGFNVAVQGTSGWCELTIPWDLLHRDTLRNIGFKVKVDDVIKEYDTVEVAGSYTKLYFTYPDGNHTVRFLAPICVCDVNEDGIIDIADIYITSLLYGHTPTTPPPPEWNPRADANKDKIIDIEDIYRVSLLYGVFSRERLPISESSFGNAMDQNTSAKGVIMRVEPAIPTSKVAIPKTTIMAVEPETTIAEQAGIAVGDTFMDSICITDVVNLGAWQTVIIYDPNILKPWRALEGPFLKDVVNAAGQGATHFACTADTLAGYVMPSACFWPDDYGLLPPHGATGSGILCYIRWKVKSAGDTPLDIRQYTPPIRPKLLDFPDNNPIPFDTVDGYFKWGPPEGIEETSINRPDKLLLQIYPNPFSQFTVISYQLPTKSRVLIRVYNISGRLVETLVDEMKEQGCYSIKWNAEKMANGIYFCRLEHGSEVLNRKMPVVKGR
- a CDS encoding sigma 54-interacting transcriptional regulator, with product MEEYLIVKTKITPPNIGKNILKRPRLLKLLRENLDKKLTLISADAGYGKTTLILDLASEIEQYRKAWYTLDKGDADFVVFMSYLVESIVQAYPNFGNKTKIVIKNVTSVDIEMVMGTFINELMDTLKDELFVFLDDYQEASESKSINDALDYLIEHQPPSLHLIISTRTLPTIRLAKLSAKQEIFMLKKEDLQFTEEEVKHLFKDVYKIEILDVELNKLEERTKGWITALQLISQELSYKKTDEVIDIYSKAGEKVFEYFGNEIMQRLPEKLQSFLLKSSILESMEPELLNNLLEINDSAEILDSLARLNLFISTIPGEKNVYKYHPLFREFLMNEMNRIFDKGLIKDLHRKTAVYLTRLNDIESAIPHWIASPDYVKSAEFIEKIAKDIIDKGKLDTVNNWINSLPLDLINDRPWLLVYKGKILYMWGEWDDAMQVLRKAEKIFGERDDKVGLCYVLYWIGVIILSRGDPGEGLKIEEKALQLVPQNEYSLKASILNAIRGALQKQGKYKEAVSTLNEALSLCKKIEDVHLQTMLLHNLGVIHHYQGNFSHAEQNYKLALEIYSKTLLPYAGLTYNNISAILLEKGDYSQCKTWLDRGIQICRDFNDLIGLAYSYKTMADMFCEIGKYELAMEKYQEVLTLNLKLKQERLNASIWRSIANLYRLQSDYYQAEQYISKSMEVAKGSGEKLMLVQVLMTKGEIEIASGSLEKAEKTLLNSLSIIENLDTKYELMQVYFWLAQLYLKKAIPEEKQKIEHYMKLTLGLSSKYEYDFFLIKKCRHNLGWLTTAVKLRIEPRYAIFILSQMGSPAFDTLTSLFELKDEPIQKWVIEGVVNTGDERVLAWLEKLNKEEYLSIREDISRAINRLQKIKEAPKEIVYEPPKEVKYRFKDIIGEHPKMQELYSFLDKVIDTDATVLIQGETGTGKELVARAIHYNSGRKDKKFIAIACGAMPETLIESELFGYVKGAFTGAVSTKKGLFEEADGGTLFLDDVTNLTPGIQAKLLRVLEDKEIRPVGGLSSKKVDVRIIASTNKDLEKEVKEGRFRNDLYYRLALLKINLPPLRERKSDIPLLAQHFIRKYSKVMNKNIKGFEKEAIDLLLSYNWPGNVRELEYQIEQIVIFTDAVIVTKAMVSTSHFSIIIPEKQEMTLKEMEIARIKKALAENKGHRSKTAKALGINRRTLFRKLKKYNIK
- a CDS encoding cobalamin-dependent protein (Presence of a B(12) (cobalamin)-binding domain implies dependence on cobalamin itself, in one of its several forms, or in some unusual lineages, dependence on a cobalamin-like analog.): MGDENIIKFIGDKNIKMIGVTAMTFMIPEAYRLAEIIKNTYPECKIICGGLHPSALPILTLEECKYIDVVVIGQGEEITLKLVQSIEKNKNFYEIEGIVFRDGGKIIRNRGRGLLKNIDKLPYPKRELLTKEEQKFKDVRIALSRGCFCSCSSCSIYPKIVQMRNVVNVVQEIEKTFIKYKPEIITLNHHFSEEDTNWFKNFYSKIGQYDFCKKTK
- the serS gene encoding serine--tRNA ligase; its protein translation is MLDIKFIRENIELVKKAVKEKGEKVDIKRFEELDKLRRKLVKDRDNIRAQKKKISQEIAELKRIGRGEVTSPLQDSKLLAQKEKEIQDKLKDIEAELHNILIRIPNLVHPSVPRTTERVIVKEWGEKKVFNFKPLTCDELCSSLGIIDFKRGSKVAGSNFPCYKGLGARLERALINFMIDLHIKQGYTEIFPPFLVNRRSMFGTGQLPKLEEDMYLIKEDDLFLNPTAEVPLINLHQDEVLRENELPIKYVGYAASFRREAGSYGKETKGLKRVHQFNKVELIKFIKPEDSYKELESMLENAEEVLKLLNLTYRVTLLPAGELSFASTKTYDIEVWAPATGEWLEVSSCSNCEDFQARRTGIRFRRKGHTEFVHILNGSGVATPRTFIAIIENYQQQDGTIQIPTALIPYMGTKLLS